One genomic region from Haloprofundus salinisoli encodes:
- a CDS encoding DUF2267 domain-containing protein, with product MDHDQFIGQVQNRTELASRGEATSATRAVLETLGERIGEQEAEDLSSQLPLEVGRHLSDVDHAQQFDFEAFAARVADKAESSDVEERPGRSSQAVMSVVTDAVEAGLVGDVVSQFPQQEGYGELLGSADE from the coding sequence ATGGACCACGACCAGTTCATCGGTCAGGTTCAGAACCGAACAGAGCTCGCCTCCCGCGGAGAGGCGACGAGCGCCACGCGGGCAGTGCTGGAGACGCTCGGCGAGCGCATCGGCGAGCAGGAGGCCGAAGACCTGTCCTCCCAGTTACCGCTCGAAGTCGGCCGGCATCTGAGCGACGTAGACCACGCCCAGCAGTTCGACTTCGAGGCGTTCGCCGCCCGCGTCGCGGACAAAGCCGAATCTTCGGACGTCGAAGAGCGCCCGGGACGGTCGTCGCAGGCGGTGATGAGCGTCGTCACCGACGCCGTCGAAGCCGGTCTCGTCGGCGACGTCGTCTCGCAGTTCCCCCAGCAGGAGGGCTACGGCGAACTGCTCGGGTCCGCCGACGAGTAG
- a CDS encoding MmgE/PrpD family protein, translating to MTTTGEIADFALELSYDDLSEETRDALKRRILDSLGIAVGAMGWTTTETVRAAVEGMNEDGRCRLWGSDRRASAPDATMLNTALVRYLDYMDSYLAPDETPHPSDNVAAVVACGELADASGEELLTAIGVAYEVQGQLGYAAPVRDKGWDHVTHTVVSAAAGAAKVLDLDREQFRNAVGIAATAHNALRVTRTGGINEWKGVASANAARNAVYSALLAREGLDGPVDVFEGQKGWKRVISGEFEVEFTPAERVHDVMAKKYVAETYAQSAIEAVIELTAEEDIDPTDIDAIRLDTFAGAKLIIGGGEGSRYEVETKAQADHSLPYMLAVAALDGEVTTAQYATERIQEDDVQRLLQRVEVEEDPELTRRFEAGEMPAVVELDVGGETYRVERDGFPGHPDDPMTWEQLEVKFESMTRERYDEEHRERIVETVRNLGDADVAGLVALLD from the coding sequence ATGACAACGACCGGTGAGATAGCTGACTTCGCACTCGAACTCTCGTACGACGATCTCTCCGAAGAGACGCGAGACGCGCTGAAACGACGGATTCTCGACTCACTCGGCATCGCGGTCGGCGCGATGGGTTGGACGACGACCGAAACGGTCCGAGCGGCCGTCGAGGGGATGAACGAGGACGGGAGGTGTCGGCTCTGGGGGAGCGACCGGCGCGCGTCGGCGCCGGACGCGACGATGCTGAACACGGCGTTGGTTCGGTATCTCGACTACATGGACTCGTATCTCGCCCCCGACGAGACCCCGCACCCGAGCGACAACGTCGCCGCCGTCGTCGCCTGCGGCGAACTCGCCGACGCCTCCGGCGAGGAACTCCTCACCGCCATCGGCGTCGCCTACGAGGTACAGGGTCAACTCGGCTACGCCGCCCCCGTCCGCGACAAGGGGTGGGACCACGTCACCCACACCGTCGTCTCGGCGGCGGCGGGCGCGGCGAAGGTTCTGGACCTCGACCGCGAGCAGTTCCGAAACGCCGTGGGTATCGCCGCGACGGCGCACAACGCGCTCCGGGTGACCAGAACCGGCGGCATCAACGAGTGGAAAGGCGTCGCCTCCGCGAACGCCGCGCGCAACGCCGTCTACTCGGCGCTTCTCGCGCGCGAGGGTCTCGACGGCCCCGTCGACGTGTTCGAGGGGCAGAAGGGCTGGAAACGCGTCATCTCGGGGGAGTTCGAGGTCGAGTTCACGCCCGCAGAGCGCGTCCACGACGTGATGGCCAAGAAGTACGTCGCAGAGACGTACGCCCAGTCGGCTATCGAGGCCGTCATCGAACTCACCGCCGAGGAGGACATCGATCCGACGGACATCGACGCCATCCGTCTCGACACCTTCGCCGGCGCGAAACTCATCATCGGCGGCGGCGAGGGCAGTCGCTACGAAGTCGAGACCAAAGCGCAGGCCGACCACTCCTTACCGTACATGCTCGCCGTCGCCGCGCTCGACGGCGAGGTGACGACCGCGCAGTACGCAACCGAGCGAATCCAAGAAGACGACGTGCAGCGCCTCTTGCAGAGAGTCGAGGTCGAGGAAGACCCCGAGCTCACCCGACGTTTCGAGGCCGGCGAGATGCCCGCGGTTGTCGAACTCGACGTCGGGGGCGAGACGTACCGAGTCGAGAGAGACGGGTTCCCCGGTCACCCCGACGACCCGATGACGTGGGAGCAGCTCGAAGTGAAGTTCGAGTCGATGACGCGAGAGCGATACGACGAGGAGCACCGCGAACGCATCGTCGAGACGGTACGGAACCTCGGCGACGCCGACGTCGCCGGACTCGTGGCGCTTCTCGACTGA
- a CDS encoding phosphosulfolactate synthase, translating into MSDRAFDFLTRNDRPEKPRERGITEIRGPYYDPMGKRELRDILETVGRYVDIYKFSGGSFALMDEEPLRALIDTCHEFDVEVSTGGFIERVLVRDQGHVGDYLAAAEEYGFDIVEISSGFLAIDADDLVALTERVQEYGLKAKPEVNVQFGAGGASSVEALEEEGAIDPQQAVDEANRHLDAGAYKVMVESEGITERVRDWRTDVAFAIAEGVGVENCVFEAADPPVFEWYIKNFGPNVNLFVDNSQIVELECMRSGLWGKKGTWGRVASYAGEE; encoded by the coding sequence ATGAGCGATAGAGCATTCGACTTCCTGACACGGAACGACAGACCCGAGAAGCCGCGCGAGCGCGGCATCACCGAGATCCGCGGCCCGTACTACGACCCGATGGGAAAACGAGAGTTGCGCGACATCCTCGAAACCGTCGGTCGGTACGTCGACATCTACAAGTTCTCCGGCGGGTCGTTCGCGCTGATGGACGAGGAACCGCTCCGGGCGCTCATCGACACCTGCCACGAGTTCGACGTGGAGGTGTCGACCGGCGGGTTCATCGAGCGGGTGCTCGTCCGCGACCAGGGACACGTCGGCGACTACCTCGCCGCCGCCGAGGAGTACGGTTTCGACATCGTCGAAATCTCCTCGGGATTTCTCGCCATCGACGCCGACGACCTGGTCGCACTGACCGAGCGCGTCCAGGAGTACGGCCTGAAGGCGAAACCCGAGGTGAACGTCCAGTTCGGCGCGGGCGGCGCGTCGAGCGTCGAAGCGCTCGAAGAAGAGGGCGCAATCGACCCGCAGCAGGCCGTCGACGAGGCCAACCGCCACCTCGACGCCGGCGCGTACAAGGTGATGGTCGAGTCCGAGGGCATCACCGAACGCGTCCGCGACTGGCGGACTGACGTGGCGTTCGCCATCGCCGAGGGCGTCGGCGTCGAAAACTGCGTCTTCGAGGCTGCCGACCCGCCGGTGTTCGAGTGGTACATCAAGAACTTCGGCCCGAACGTCAACCTGTTCGTCGACAACTCTCAGATCGTCGAACTGGAGTGCATGCGGTCGGGGCTGTGGGGAAAGAAGGGCACGTGGGGTCGCGTCGCCTCTTACGCCGGCGAGGAGTGA
- a CDS encoding DUF7501 family protein, whose protein sequence is MYSPHISYLTHAWADPSRCPFCLSTLDDGVEAFPTHLSQSPHCSVEFDDWEVLVGGLVGDGWVA, encoded by the coding sequence GTGTACTCTCCGCACATCTCGTATCTCACGCACGCGTGGGCAGACCCGTCTCGCTGTCCGTTCTGTCTGTCGACGCTCGACGACGGCGTCGAGGCGTTCCCGACGCATCTCTCGCAGAGTCCGCACTGTTCGGTCGAGTTCGACGACTGGGAGGTACTGGTCGGCGGGCTCGTCGGCGACGGGTGGGTCGCCTGA
- a CDS encoding EamA family transporter has protein sequence MNYLPWALLALVTYTLVAPLMNFATTGDSAVPSNVATLMSNTILVFVTLGLVAFTNENAVNYLTHPKSPYIYAAGLCLSIGILSYYRALSLGQVSVVTPVFGMFLVTSSMLGIVFLDESFTARKAAGIVLAVVAVYLVSVD, from the coding sequence ATGAACTATCTCCCGTGGGCGCTTCTGGCGCTGGTGACGTACACGCTCGTCGCACCCCTGATGAACTTCGCGACGACTGGCGACTCCGCGGTTCCGAGCAACGTTGCGACGCTGATGTCGAACACGATTCTCGTCTTCGTCACGCTCGGTCTCGTCGCGTTCACGAACGAGAACGCGGTTAACTATCTCACCCATCCGAAGTCGCCATACATCTACGCCGCCGGCCTCTGTCTCTCCATCGGCATCCTCTCGTACTACCGCGCGCTCTCTCTGGGACAGGTGAGCGTCGTCACCCCCGTCTTCGGCATGTTTCTAGTGACGAGTTCGATGCTCGGAATCGTCTTCCTCGACGAGTCGTTCACCGCCCGGAAGGCCGCCGGTATCGTTCTCGCCGTCGTCGCCGTCTATCTCGTCTCCGTCGACTGA
- a CDS encoding RNA-binding protein, translating into MASVPFHYIDVRSFCYATEDEKRVEEALRTFLPEGFEVDRVENKGYHGDRIVVLSARVENADDLRHVLSRMSELDELDRLLAELDDRVDDNCSFFVRLDKQAAFRDEVRLGEGITLRAKVEAYPAKREAAIENARNALETARA; encoded by the coding sequence ATGGCCAGCGTTCCGTTTCACTACATCGACGTTCGGAGCTTCTGCTACGCGACCGAGGACGAAAAACGGGTCGAGGAGGCGCTCCGGACGTTCCTCCCCGAGGGGTTCGAGGTCGACCGCGTCGAGAACAAAGGGTATCACGGCGACCGAATCGTCGTCCTCTCGGCGCGCGTCGAGAACGCCGACGACCTCAGACACGTCCTCTCGCGGATGAGCGAACTGGACGAACTCGACCGCCTCCTCGCGGAGTTGGACGACCGAGTCGACGACAACTGCTCGTTTTTCGTCCGTCTCGACAAGCAGGCGGCGTTCAGAGACGAAGTCCGCCTCGGCGAGGGAATCACGCTCCGCGCGAAAGTCGAAGCGTACCCCGCAAAGCGCGAGGCAGCCATCGAGAACGCGCGGAACGCACTCGAAACCGCGAGAGCGTAA
- a CDS encoding DUF1918 domain-containing protein, translating to MSFEKDDRVVFHDKHSEFDGDIGTVTQVMETMFGEATYTVSFEDGQETGVSADSLEAADEDDTDEE from the coding sequence ATGAGCTTCGAAAAAGACGACCGCGTCGTATTCCACGACAAGCACAGCGAGTTCGACGGCGACATCGGCACCGTCACGCAGGTGATGGAGACGATGTTCGGCGAGGCGACGTACACGGTGAGCTTCGAGGACGGACAGGAGACGGGCGTCTCCGCCGACTCGCTGGAAGCGGCGGACGAAGACGACACCGACGAGGAGTAG
- a CDS encoding cytochrome c oxidase subunit 3, producing MSTQESHEDHGHHLPAVEDWPRGFGEASWWPFVTAIGGAGLYVGAALYIIASGNPDLLPAIAGPAVFVGSVGLFLVGIYGWVYHAFVSHFWSRDTSANGSLALKWGMVAFLGSELATFGAVFTYYFFIRAGTWPPQELPHLLSSLVLANTALLVASSFTLHWAHVAIRRENRRQFILGLVVTLILGVVFIGGQVLEYYEFIQNEGFTLTSGIFASAFFGLTGLHGLHVSLGAVLLGIVFVRALAGQYSADRHVSVSTASMYWHFVDIVWIFLVVVLYAGAVVGGA from the coding sequence ATGAGTACGCAAGAATCACACGAGGACCACGGGCACCACCTCCCGGCCGTCGAGGACTGGCCGCGAGGGTTCGGCGAGGCGTCGTGGTGGCCGTTCGTCACCGCTATCGGGGGCGCAGGGCTGTACGTCGGCGCGGCGCTGTACATCATCGCGTCGGGCAACCCCGACCTGCTGCCGGCGATCGCCGGTCCGGCCGTCTTCGTCGGCAGCGTCGGCCTGTTCCTCGTCGGCATCTACGGTTGGGTGTACCACGCCTTCGTGAGCCACTTCTGGTCGCGCGACACGAGCGCGAACGGGTCGCTCGCGCTGAAGTGGGGGATGGTCGCGTTCCTCGGCTCCGAACTGGCGACGTTCGGCGCGGTGTTCACGTACTACTTCTTCATCCGCGCGGGGACGTGGCCGCCCCAGGAGCTCCCACACCTGCTCAGTTCACTCGTGCTGGCGAACACGGCGCTGCTCGTCGCGTCGAGTTTCACGCTCCACTGGGCGCACGTCGCCATCCGCCGCGAGAACCGCCGTCAGTTCATCCTCGGCCTCGTCGTGACGCTCATCCTCGGCGTGGTGTTCATCGGCGGACAGGTGCTGGAGTACTACGAGTTCATCCAGAACGAGGGCTTCACGCTCACGAGCGGTATCTTCGCCAGCGCGTTCTTCGGTCTCACCGGCCTCCACGGCCTGCACGTGAGCCTCGGCGCGGTGCTTCTCGGCATCGTGTTCGTCCGGGCGCTCGCCGGGCAGTACTCCGCCGACCGCCACGTCTCGGTCAGCACCGCCTCGATGTACTGGCACTTCGTCGACATCGTCTGGATCTTCCTCGTCGTCGTGCTGTACGCCGGTGCCGTCGTCGGCGGCGCGTAA